In a single window of the Cryptococcus tetragattii IND107 chromosome 1, whole genome shotgun sequence genome:
- a CDS encoding 40S ribosomal protein uS15, with protein MHSKGKGMSASALPYRRSQPSWSKATPEEVCDQIFKLARRGLSPSQIGVILRDSQGIPQVKSVTGNKILRILKTNGLAPSIPEDLYHLIKKAVSVRKHLERNRGDKDAKFRMILIESRIHRLARYYIKTQQVPATFKYEAATASTLVA; from the exons CTCCGCTCTCCCCTACCGACGCTCTCAGCCCTCTTGGTCCAAGGCCACCCCCGAGGAGGTCTGTGACCAGATCTTCAAGCTCGCCCGACGAggtctttctccttcccagATCGGCGTTATCCTCCGTGACTCCCAGGGTATTCCCCAAGTCAAGAGCGTTACCGGCAACAAGATTTTGAGGATCTTGAAGACCAACG GTCTTGCCCCTTCTATCCCCGAGGACCTCTACCACCTCATCAAGAAGGCCGTCTCTGTCCGAAAGCACCTCGAGCGAAACAGGGGTGACAAGGATGCCAAGTT CCGAATGATTCTCATTGAGTCTCGAATCCACCGTCTCGCCCGATACTACATCAAGACCCAGCAGGTCCCCGCTACTTTCAAGTACGAGGCCGCTACTGCTTCTACCCTTGTCGCTTAA